In the Sedimentisphaera cyanobacteriorum genome, CGATGCGGATGCTTCGTGATGAGGATAATGCAGTTGTCAGGGTTTATGGTTACGTCCCGGCAGGAGCGAGGCAGGGACGGAAATTTGATCTTTTCGTTGAAGCCCTCCCCAGCACTCAAACCACTTCGCTCAAGGGCGGAAGCCTCTACACCTGCAATCTCACCTCTCGCTCAAGACTCGGAGTAGAGGGGGCGAAGATTCTCGCAAAAGGCAAGGGGCCGGTATTTTTAAACTTCGCAGGCGGGCAAGAGCCGAATCTCCGAAGCGGTTATGTAATCGGCGGGGGCAGATTTCAGGAAAACAACAGGCTCTATATCGAGCTCAAAAAGCCCAACTACCGCCTCGCTGCTGTAATACGCGACCGAATCAATGAGCGTTTTGGCGAAAAAACCGCCAAGGCTCGCAGCTCGCAGATTGTAAACCTGAACCTCCCAAAAGGCTACAAGCAAAACTACAGCAAATTTGCAAACCTCGTAGAAGCGCTTTACCTCTACGAAAATAACAGCTCTTTGCAGTCCAGAATAGAAATCCTAGCCAAAAATCTCACCCAGCCTCGAAACAGAGATATCGAATACGGACTTGAAGCAATCGGCAAGCCTGCGGTAAAAACATTAGTTCCTTATCTCAAGCACGAAAAGCCTCTTGTTCGTCTTCGTGCGGCAAGATGTCTTATCAATATGGGCTATGAGGATGCGGGGTCAGTGTTAGTGGAGCTGGCTAATATGAATCCCTCGCCTTATAAGTATGAGGCGATTGAGGCGATTGGCGAATCAAGCGCTTCGCCTACAGTTAAATCGCTTTTGCGGGAATTCCTCTCGGATAATGATTTTCAGGCCAGACTGCTGGCATACAAGTATCTCAGCGAGGCATCTGATCTTGCTGTGATGCCCAAGCTTACATCCGCCGGCTTCCGCATAGACACAATGCTCGCCCAAGACAGCGAACCTCTTATCTATATCAAAAGGAAGGATCAGCCCCGAATCGCTCTTTTCGGCATTGACATTCTTCTCGGACAGAACGTGTTCCTCTCGCTGGATAAAGGCGATCTTCTGCTTGATAATCCGGCCGGCAAGGATCAGATTATGATGCTCCGTCAGCACCCTGATAAGAAGGGGGTTATCGGGCCGATCTATGCAGATTTTAACGTTGAGAGCCTAATCAGCAGGCTTTGCGATAAAACTGTCAAATCCAGCGGGGTGCGCAGCGGGCTCGGCCTTGATTTTACAGAGGTTGTCCGCGTGCTGAATGAGCTGGATAAAAAGGGAGCGATAAAATCAAAACTTATGCTCGGCCCTCTTCCGGATATGCCGGAAAGATCGAATAGAATTGAAAAACTCAATCAATAGCCTCGGGATATATGAGACTTAATAAAATAATACTTCACGGCTTCAAAAGCTTCGCGGATAAGACAGAATTCTCTTTTGAAGACAGCATAACGGGGATTGTAGGCCCAAACGGCTGCGGCAAGAGCAACGTGGTTGATGCGGTTAAATGGGTTCTCGGCGAGCAGAGCAAGAAGAGTCTTCGAAGCTCTCAGATGGCAGATGTAATCTTCAGCGGCAGCAGCAAGCGCAAGGCCTCTGGCATGGCGGAGGTTGTGATGATCTTCGGTGATGTTGACGGGGAAGGCAGCGAGCTGCAGATAACCCGCCGGCTCTACCGCGACGGAGACAGCACATACCTTATGAACGGGAAAACATGCCGGCTCAAGGACATCCGCGAGCAGTTTATGGATACCGGCGTGGGCGTTAGCGCCTATTCGATTATCGAGCAGGGACAGATTGGCCAGCTGCTCAGCGCATCAAAGAAAGAACGCCGCATGATCTTCGAAGAGGCAGCGGGAATAAGCAAATTCAAGGCGCATAAGAAGGAAGCCCAGAGAAAGCTCGAAAAAACAGAAGAGCGTATGCTCAGGGTAGCCGATATATACAACGAGGTGCAAAAGCAGCTCAGGAGCGTCAAGCTCCAGGCGGGCAAGGCGAGGAATTATGTGGAGTATAAGGAGAGGCTCGATAAGCTGCGCATGCAGTATTACCTTGCTGAATACAAAAGGCTCGAGGGCAGAAAAGCTCAAACCGAAACCGAGCTTGCCGGCGTGAAGGAAAGCTGTGCGGAGGTGTTCAGGGAGCTCTCAAGGCTTGAGGCTTTACAGTCTGAGCTGCAGAATTCTCTCCGCGAGAAGGAGCATACCATAAGCAGCAAAGACGGCGAGATAATTGCCGTTAAGGGCAGGATAGAGCAGACCAGCCAGCGCGCGGATTTCCTGATGAACAGGCTCGATGAGCTTTCCAAGAGAAAAACCGACGCCTCAAAGAAAATTTCAGAGCTCGATAACCAAAAAACTATGCTCGAGGCCGAGGTGTACAGATGCGAGAATGAGCTTTCTGATGTTGCCTCGCAGGCTCAGAGCAAGCAGGACCAGCTCTCAGAGCTTCAGGAGCTTCTCAACGAGGCCGAGCTTGATGTTTCCAGCATCAATTCACGCATAGAAGACCAGAAGACCAATGCTCTGGATGCTGTGCGAAAGACAACCCAGATCAAGAACGAAATACAAAACTCTCAGAACAGGGCTGAAAACCTGAGAATAGAGAAGGAAAGGCTTTCCAAGAGTGTCAGCTCTCAGCAGGCGCAGCTCGAATCATCTCAGCAGGATAAAAAGCAGAAGCAGAAAGAGCTTGAGGAGGTTAAATCCCGCCTTGAAGAGCTTAGCGGCAGGCTTGAGGCAAACAAGGATATGATAGCCCGGCTCAACGAGGAGATAAGCGAGAAGGTAAACCATGCCGCTTCGGAGAAGCAGGAAAAAAGCGCATTGGAAAGGGAGTACAGGCTTCTCAATGAGCTCGAAAAATCCAACGAGGGTGTGGGCAAGTCTGTAAGCAGACTGCTGGATGAGGTGGAGAAATCCCCGGAGAACTACAGCTACATCTGCGGGCTGGCCTCGAAGATATTCGAATCGGACGTTAAGCATTCAGTGGCTGTAGAGGCGGGGCTGGGCGAGATGGTAAACTGGCTTATCGTTGAAGACTGCGAGAGCTTCGTGAAAGACTGGAAGCCGCTTGCCGATAAGTCCGGCAGGCTTGGGGCAATTGAGAACGGGCAGGTCCCCGCAGAATCGGCAAGCCAAAGCAGGCATCGGAGGCTTTCGGAATTTGTCCGCTGCAGCGAGAAGTTCAGCGGGCTTAAAGAAAGGCTCTTCTCAAGCTTTATCGTGGCGGAGGATATAGATAATGCCCTCCAGCTTAGAAGCGGGCTCAAAGAAGGCGAGCAGATTGTAACCCTTTCAGGCGAGATTGTCGGGGCGGGAGGCAGAGTAAAATTCGGCAGGGGCTCGGGGAATCTCGGGATTATCTCCAGAAAAAGCCGGATGAACGAGCTGAATACAAAGATTGAAGATGTCCAGAAAAGCATCAGCGAGATAGAGGCCGGCATCGATGAGAACAACAGCCGGCATAAGGAGCTCTCGGAAACAGCCTCGCAGATCGGAAGCGAGATAGAGCAGGCAAACTCAGACCGCTACAAAGCTCAGTCCAGTATGCAGCTGGTTGATCAGGCCATCGAAAATATCCAGCGCGATCTGCCAGAATCGCAGAGAGAACTGGAGGGGATAGACGAAAAAATCCGCGAGGCAGAGAAAGCGAAAGAGGAAAATGAAGCCAGCCTGAAAGAGATAGAGCAGCAGACCAGCTCCAGCGATTCACTGCTCGAAGAGCTCCGCAACCAGAGCGAAGAGAAACAGCAGTACAAAAACGAGCTCAATTCGCAGGTTACTAATCTCAGGATCAATATAGGGCAGGATACTGTGAAGCGTAATGCCCTTAAGCAGGAGCTCAGCGGGC is a window encoding:
- a CDS encoding flagellar basal body P-ring protein FlgI, translated to MKQKSCFIILSLVILLAGCSEQAKVKKPEKQDKPPLRLNSTIGNLCNLYAPDGIAVEGFGLIANLNGNGSSECPTRVREYMIKYIQQMLGDANRLEAMRMLRDEDNAVVRVYGYVPAGARQGRKFDLFVEALPSTQTTSLKGGSLYTCNLTSRSRLGVEGAKILAKGKGPVFLNFAGGQEPNLRSGYVIGGGRFQENNRLYIELKKPNYRLAAVIRDRINERFGEKTAKARSSQIVNLNLPKGYKQNYSKFANLVEALYLYENNSSLQSRIEILAKNLTQPRNRDIEYGLEAIGKPAVKTLVPYLKHEKPLVRLRAARCLINMGYEDAGSVLVELANMNPSPYKYEAIEAIGESSASPTVKSLLREFLSDNDFQARLLAYKYLSEASDLAVMPKLTSAGFRIDTMLAQDSEPLIYIKRKDQPRIALFGIDILLGQNVFLSLDKGDLLLDNPAGKDQIMMLRQHPDKKGVIGPIYADFNVESLISRLCDKTVKSSGVRSGLGLDFTEVVRVLNELDKKGAIKSKLMLGPLPDMPERSNRIEKLNQ
- the smc gene encoding chromosome segregation protein SMC, with amino-acid sequence MRLNKIILHGFKSFADKTEFSFEDSITGIVGPNGCGKSNVVDAVKWVLGEQSKKSLRSSQMADVIFSGSSKRKASGMAEVVMIFGDVDGEGSELQITRRLYRDGDSTYLMNGKTCRLKDIREQFMDTGVGVSAYSIIEQGQIGQLLSASKKERRMIFEEAAGISKFKAHKKEAQRKLEKTEERMLRVADIYNEVQKQLRSVKLQAGKARNYVEYKERLDKLRMQYYLAEYKRLEGRKAQTETELAGVKESCAEVFRELSRLEALQSELQNSLREKEHTISSKDGEIIAVKGRIEQTSQRADFLMNRLDELSKRKTDASKKISELDNQKTMLEAEVYRCENELSDVASQAQSKQDQLSELQELLNEAELDVSSINSRIEDQKTNALDAVRKTTQIKNEIQNSQNRAENLRIEKERLSKSVSSQQAQLESSQQDKKQKQKELEEVKSRLEELSGRLEANKDMIARLNEEISEKVNHAASEKQEKSALEREYRLLNELEKSNEGVGKSVSRLLDEVEKSPENYSYICGLASKIFESDVKHSVAVEAGLGEMVNWLIVEDCESFVKDWKPLADKSGRLGAIENGQVPAESASQSRHRRLSEFVRCSEKFSGLKERLFSSFIVAEDIDNALQLRSGLKEGEQIVTLSGEIVGAGGRVKFGRGSGNLGIISRKSRMNELNTKIEDVQKSISEIEAGIDENNSRHKELSETASQIGSEIEQANSDRYKAQSSMQLVDQAIENIQRDLPESQRELEGIDEKIREAEKAKEENEASLKEIEQQTSSSDSLLEELRNQSEEKQQYKNELNSQVTNLRINIGQDTVKRNALKQELSGLKGRIESVKLNIKSVRSDIEGGDEQIESTTQSVLNAESDLSELYSRKENLADEASELRKNASELFEKLSETEKDLKEKKESNAEGENRLHKLDLDLSETKIKIEDLIQKAADELETDITTQQQDQQFEESEVNWDEIKQEISELKAKIFRLGNVNVDAIDQQDELEKREAFLSEQIDDLTESKNKLSELINRINVESREKFQDTFEKVRENFKEIFRKLFGGGKADIHLDDEDEPDILECGIEIIAQPPGKGAKAISLLSGGEKTMTAIALLFAIFKTKPSPFCFLDEVDAALDEANNERFNMIVQEFQKDSQFIIVTHAKRTMSIADKLFGVTMQQQGVSKRITVKFDSEDTDAA